The Primulina tabacum isolate GXHZ01 chromosome 10, ASM2559414v2, whole genome shotgun sequence region atttcagaaacagtacagaaactttacaaacgatcatattcttgcgtctaacgtatatatcattgttggggcttataaataaaacatcttgaagatcaaacaagagcttttgaagaggattcaaagcatgggcagttagcatgaagaaatcagctaattgagagcacaagcccttgtgtggggatacatttgagatgtacactgtaaaagaaaaattcctcacacacaatcactcacacatatacaagagagttgaacttcaaagattagttgagtgagtcttgcacaaagacaataaacttgtgcatgtagtctttgcatatgagacataaACAATATgatgattgtgaggtgctgcctacaatcttgagtgctaggagatCAGTTAGGCAGTTGCGTAAGTCCTAactgaatgggtttgtacaaatagttgtataaatcaaagtcttctagtgaaggggtgacgtaagagcatttgaagtctccgaacatccataaaaaaattcgtgtctatttgtttattgcatttacttatcatttccttGGATGCATTGTTGAAACTTTTTATGTgttattcaaataaaaaattattgcataccaagtgtttgattaaatactttaaccaaaatattttttactcattcaacttgcatatattttaaatgctttacaaaatatttaatcagttTCTGCGAAGGTTTctgttggcggattgtcatttggatcatccagctgagagatatcttcaaaacaccgaagctcgccagaaattcagtttggcaGAATTccgtttcagtttgcttcttgtgttagcaacttcacacttgagtaaatatgttagaaacacaataacaagttttgttaacatcaaaatcaagattgagaacatgaaatgttccaacaaaagTCAACTTCATCTGCTGAAAGTAGCCTGAAGAACTCAAGGTAGAAGTGGTGATACCATTTCTTGAGGAAAGAGCACGCAAATGGTGGGGGACTATTTCCCCAGCTATGGCCGAGGATGGGCCAATTACATGGCAGACATTTAGAAGGGAATTCCTGAAGCAGTATTATCCGACGGAATTCCGTTTGCAAAAGCTGAGTGAATTTGAAAGCTTTAAACAAACTTCAGACATTACGGTGATTGAGTACAACTCAAAGTTGAATGACCTCGGAACGTACGTTCCAACTATAATGGCAGATGAGACCCTAAACATGCATCGTCTCCAGAAAGGGTTAAACAGTCGAATACAGTCAGTCTTAGTTGTATTCAAACCCACAAATTTTGCTGACTTAATGGGAGCTGCCATGAGCGCTGAGACTGACATCAAACGCAGAGAGGAAGAGGGTAAGCACAAACGACCCTTTCCTGGTCAGTCATTCCGTAGAGGACAAGATTTTAAAAGACCCAACCAGACAATTGGACCATCAAAAGGAGCCTTCCCAACCCATTACAACAAGGAAATCAGGCCTTGTCCAAATTACAGCATGAGACACTCAGGAGAATGCTACAGGAACATTGGTGCTTGTTTCAAGTGTGGGAAGTTAGGCCATTGGATTGCTGACTGTCCAGAGAACAAGGACAAAGGGATTAAACCAAACGCAGAAAATCACAAGCCGAGGGAGAACAAGCCCAATGCTAGGATCTTTGCCATAACTCAAGAGGAAGCAAATAATGCAAACGACGTGGTAGCAGGTACTATTCTGATCAATAAAATGCATGCTTATGtgttgtttgattgtggtgctacccATTCGTTTGTATCCAAAATATTTGCTAAGAAACAAAAACTAGAAGGAGAAACTCTTAGTGAACCATTAAGAGTAGCAACACCTGTTAGCAAAACGATTGAAACCTATAAGGTACATCGAAATTGCAAAATTTGTATAGGTAATCTAATCTTCAAGGCAGAGCTGATTCAACTAAATATGGCCGAGTTCGACGCAATCCTAGGAATGGATTAGTTGGCTAAGAGTCATGTCTTGGTGGATTGCCAGAAGAAGAGTAGCAAACTGCAGACTCCAAACCATAAGGAGATCATATACCATGGTAGATCTAAAGAGAAAAAATCTCTTCTATCGGTATCACAAACTTtgaaagccatgaaaagtggtGAAGAAATTTAACTAGCAATGATCAGCGAGGTAAATGATGAAGTTACTCTGAAGATAGAAgaaatttcagttattcagGAATTTCCGAACGTCTTCCTTGAAGAATTTCCTGGTACGATTCCTGACCTTGAAGTGGAGTTTGAGATCAACTTGATTCCTGGTGTtgcaccgatctcaaaagcaccataccgaatggcccCAGCAGAGTTAAAGGAACTCAAGGACCAACTCCAAGAGTTGTTGGATAAAAAGCAGATTACACCCAGTGCATCTCTTTAGGGAGCCCCTGtactatttgtgaaaaagaaatacGGGAGTATGAGATTATGTATCGACTATAGAGAGTTGAAAAAGattacaattaaaaataaatacccTCTCCCGAGGATAGATGACCTTTTCGACCAATtgaaaggagccaaggtcttttCAAAACTCGATCTGAGGTcaggataccatcaactgaaggtCAAAGCAGAAGATATTCCTAAAACAGCCTTCAGGACGAGATACAACCATTACGAGTTTATagtaatgccgtttggactgaccaatgctccagcagtaatcatggacctcatgaatagaGTCTTCAAACCATACCTTGATAGGTTCGTGGtcgtattcatagacgacatctTTGTGTACTCACAAAGTAAGAAAGATCACGAGGAACATCCTCGCCTCACTCTAGAGACACTCAGAGAAAAAGAACTGTATGccaaatttaagaaatgtgaatttttgcTAACAAGTGTCAccttcttgggacacataatctCTGAAATAGGTGTTTCAGTGGACCCCAAGAAAGTAAAAGCAATTGTGGACTGGCCTCGACCAAATTCAGTAACTGAGATTCGAAGctttctgggtttagctggatattatagGAAATCcgttgaaggattttcttcaatagTCGTACCCCTCACCAAACTCACACAGAAAAACTCTAGATTTTTTTGGAGCAAAGAATGCGAGAAGAGTTTTCAGATTCTTAAAAGAAAACTTGCATCTACACCAGTGCTAGTAGTTCCCGAAGATGGCAAGAACTTCACCATATACAACAATGCATCAAAGGGAGGATTATGGTGTGTACTTATGCAGGATGGTCAGGTAATTACCTACGCATCAAGGCAATTAAAACCTTATGAGCAAAATTACCCAACTcgtgatcttgagttagcagccatcgtatttgcactaaaaatatggagacattatttatatggagATAAATGcgagatattcaccgatcatcaaGGCCTCGAATACttattcacccaaaaggaattaaacatgaggcagagaCGGTTGATTGAACTCTTGAAGGATTATGATAAAACCAATCAACTACCATCCGGGTAGagccaacaaggtagcagatgccttgagccgaagagacgcaggaaaaataaatttatcggCTCTTTCAGCTCAACCATGCCTTCAAGAAACCATCAAGCTGGAGCAAAATCACGATCCTTTCATAGCAAAAATTAAGGAGCAAGTTCAAGAAGGAAAAGCTCAAGAATTCCAAACTGATGAGAAAGGCGTcatgtggatgaaaggacgttTGTTTATACCAAACCTCGATGAGATAAGACgagaagtaatgtctgaggcacacaagtcaaaattctcaattcacccTGGGAGCACCAAAATGTATCGAGACTTGAAACAGAATTACTGGTGGAATGGAAAGAAGAAGGACATAGCAGACTTTGTCGCTAAATGCCAAAtttgtcaacaggtcaaagccGAACATCAACGACCCAGAGGACTCCTACAACCGCTAGAGATCCCAacatggaagtgggagaacatttcCATGGAATTTGTGGTAGGATTACCAAAGTCAAGACAAAACCATGATGGGATCTGGGTTATCATCGATCGACTGACCAAATCAGCACACTTTTTACCAGTGCGAATGAACTACAACCTAGATAAATTAGCCATCTTGTACATGGACAACATAGTAAGATTACACGGAGTTCCAGCAAGTATATTGTCTGATAGGGATCCATGTTTTGTGTCCCGATTCTAGAGAAATTTCCAAGAAGCCATGGGAACCAAAGCCACcctcagcacggcctatcaccCGCAAACAGATGGCCAAACCGAAAGAACAATTCAAACCTTAAAGGACATGTTATGGACGTGTGCTCTAGATTTCAAAGGAAATTGGAGTGAGCATCTATCTCTAATAGAGTTCGCATACAAGAAAAACTATCACAGTAGCATAGAGATGACCCCTTATGAgcactctatggaagaaaatgtagatcgccCATGTTTTGGGATGAAATCGGGGAGAACGCCATCACCGGGTCTGAACTAGTACAGATCACAATTGAGAAGGTAGCTATCATCAGAGAGAAACTCAAAGCGGCTCAGGaccgacaaaagagctgggctgaCTTGAAGAGAAGGCCGTTGGAGTTTGAAGTCGAAGAGAAGACCTATGTTAAGTTTTCACTTATGGAGGGAGTGGTCCGCTTCAGCAAATCGGGGAAATTAAACCCAAGATACGTTGGACCCTTCGAAATTCTTGAAACAATCGGAACCCTAGCTTATCGGCTAGCCTTGCCGCCTGACATGTCAAGAATCCATAACGTCTTCCACGTTTCGCGACTAAGAAGATACATTCCCGAATCGAGTCATATTAACGAGGTTGCACCACTGCTACTCGACGGCAACCTGAatgaagaattgaaatatgaagAAGTCCCTATCCGTATAGTGGACACCAAATAACAACTCCTACATCACCGCACCATCCCATACGTGAAAATACAATGGTCAAACCATACTGAACGAGAATCAACATTGTAGCTAGAAGAGAAGACGCGCACCCTTTATCCCTACCTTTTCAAAGACCAAGCTAattcaagtttcgaggacgaaacatTAAAAAAGGAGGGAAGGATGTGAAGACCCAAAATTTTTCATTACAAAGAGACAAAGTACCAAGTTGATTTtagttttgcattgaagataaaCTATGTCATGGAAGAGAATAAAATTACATGCAACCTCTGGCATGAAGGGGGAAGTCCTAAAGTCACATTGGTGACATTTAAATACATAAACCATGCAACCTTTGGCATGGAGGGGGAAGACCTAAAGACACATTGGTGATTAAATGTCATAAATCATGCAACCTTTGGCATGGAGGGGGAATACTTAAAGTTATATTGGTGCCTATAAATAGTGACAAAGGAATGAGTAAAATCAcacaaaaaacataaaaaatttctccaaaaattgtaattttcgagTACCAAAAATTCTGCCCAATGTCAGAAAGTTTTCTCATTGTTTTACAAGTCCAAATCCGATCTCTACCGTTCAGAATATACCTACACGTGTTTGGACCAACATCCAAAATTCAGATCGATCCAACAGTTCAATTAGGCACAAACATTTTTGCAAGGTGATTGGTTTTTCAGTGTCAAACTCCAACTTGTTCATTCCAAGATTTTTGGAACAATCTTTCATGTAAGTGggtttatatgttttaaagattatgtattttttaaaattcgatcGTCTACTGCATGATGTGAATAAGTGTAGATTTCGAAAATCATTAAGTTACTTCAAATCGTTTTGTTCCGCGTGTTTGTTCGTTTATGCTTCTTCGTTTCGTTTTATTTTGGTGTCATTCTGTTCGAGCCAATTTTTCTCCGGATGATAAGTCATTTGTTTGAATCTGATAATGGTTCATTGAGAAATCTTGTGAGGGaaaaggctccagagggagTCTGTCTgtgggagaaggccctagaagGAGTCCGAATgtggaaaaaggccccagagggagcccatttacaggagaagacaccagagggagcccaagatcaagGATAGATCATGATCATTATAATCTGTttgtctgataagttctgttctGAAATGTTCTGATTCGAAGTTCTGATTTGCTCTAAGTCTGATTTATGTTCATCCAACTCTGAAGCTCTAATTTGTTCAATGATTAACTTATGTTCATCCAACACTGATATACTATGCTATGTAAAAGAAgaatgttttaaaaatattatgtatCAAATGTTTTCTAGTATTCGATCAGCCCCACTTGCTGACTGTTTCCCAAAACGCTCACCCCCTTACGTCCCTCTCCAGATGACAATGAATATTATGTAGAACAAAAGGAGAAGGAGAAGTTCTGGGGTTGATAAAGAATTAGAAGGAAGGAATTCAAGTTCTGAATGTTCAAGCCCATTAGTATTCATTTGTCTTTCTTAGTAATGTTTGTACTTTTCGCTTCCACAACCTCTGTATTTTTACTTTCATGTAAATACAatggaattttatgaaatagactGGTATTTGGCTATTTGCTACGAGGCTTATTGTTTTTTGATTAATAATACCGGATTTCACCGACTcctcggtctcggggcgtgacacctATTATTAGGCAATGAATTAAGGATTGTTGCTGCCTGCCAAGGCCATTTGAGATGTATTTAATTTCACGCGTTAGTTATGATAATTGttaatgtaaggtccaaaatgcgataacgtaatcTAACTGCATTCAAATCTAGAAATGATAGAAatagaataattaatttatttttaattgcatTTATTGAATGTAATAGGCATGTGTACATGTTTAACATAGGATTTTATATTGGAATGCATAAAATTATGTTTTAAAGGTtgttcgagacgcgatcgaggaacagagaccgaggaccataaaggaaaaatatttttattaaacgattatttttaattatttaatatatggtatattttaaatggtattttcgaaaatggtgctttttgaggtgtttttacgcgttgagtcgtattttaaaccggtaatcgATTTTTGACGAAAAAAGGATTTTTTGGAGGCttgattaatattttcaaaaattttcctaaacaaaatattttaactacATTATAATGAGCCTATTATACTAAGGTTATTGGGGCTAGCTTACTACacaattatttatatcaaaatttagAGTTTCCTAAACCTTAAACACCTCAAACCACATGCCACCAAGTTTCAAAAGATCCTAGTTTTCTATCCACCATCACACGGCCACACAACTTTCTTTTTTCAAAGGCAATTCACATGAGGATGAAGGAAAAACGCAACAAGCTTCCTCACCATCTCTCCGCCAACGTCCTTCGCGTCTAGAATTGTTTTCGTGCGTGAAACACGCAAAGGTACGCCTTAATATTTCTTTACTCTtcgttcataccatattatgtgtattGCAATACATGATCAAAACCTTGGTTTTCTTGCTTTTAAATTCATGTCTTTGATGCacaaaaggggctgccatggtagggtcATTAAAATGGATGAATTTCAGTGTGTTTAAGAGTTCTTAGAGGCCTCGGTTAAGGGCTGGACGAGAGTGAGGAGAAGACCACACGCTTTTTTTTGGGTTTGATTGGAAACTAGGGTCAAATTTGGGTTCCTAGAACGGCACGGCTGTGGGCTGCTGTTGGGACGTTTCCATGGGTCCTAAGGGGTtctagtcatggtcctagatggaTTAGGGAAAGGCTGGTGCAAGGGCTGGTCTAGGAAGGGTCAAAGGGGTTCGGTTAGGGTCCCCGCAAGGCCAGCTAGGGTCGGTTAAAGGCTAAGAACGAAGGGCACCTAGGTGGTTCAAGTTAGGGTTTCTTGTATAAAAGTTCAGAATTTTCAGTGGCTGTTCTAGGCTTGTTCAAGGGTTTAAATTGATTGATTTGGGTTGCATAgggtatggttaggtgttaataagccatggttcaagtttggtaaagtttggctaagtttcgagttgattcgggATAAAATCGGTACgtaggttcaagttttaaaacgaattggaaAATTAGTTGGGGAGTTTAAGTTTAAGTCtaataaatatttatgggtgtattttaaggtgttatgttaactttggatggattcgggtcgtcgttttaaggtctaagggtaatttgggaaagttagggtttcaagggcaaaatgatcattttacacctgaaaaatgttaccGTCCTGGCAATGCCCTAAATACTGTAATgaatgataaaatatttattttaaaatattatgggattttatgatgaaaaatgataatactaaaagatgtgttgcatgcttggtttaaaaagaaAAGTGATATTGATGTATgattttttataagtgatgaatataaaaagttgaaggaggtgatttgattgtgactcgtacaaaaggatatgatgatatgtaaggccaaatCTCAGTTGACGGGtcagagtgtcgctgatgtccccgacTCCTGGTATCAtagttacacgtagatggatccatcgaccaaaagctgaaacgaaagtcacaattaatgatcagaATTCAGCAAAAGGGAAACTTATACGTATATGAGGAAAGGAAAAATGATATaatgaaaagaaaatatttaaagtttatgcatgttcatgaaaatttattttatttaaattatctttcactgttgcttgcGAATGTGTAAATATACTACTTATTATCATGGTTAAGATTTGCTGAATcgatagactcactaggtgtgaatgatgcagatgagcatgattttgatgatGTTGGAGGACTTCAttgttgaactagctggactgatggTGGACGTAACCCAATGACCTTTGCTAGTTTTTCCGCATTAGTATgattttaaagattttgatgactTTTATGACTTTAGATACTTATGAGGGGTTTTGAaaggatttaagatgcttatgctttattttgaaaaatactagTTTTAGGTTTGATTTCCATcttatgattttatgttatgcACTGCGTTTTGGTAAACAATAGGTTGGttggtttatatatatatgtatagtaTGGTTCGGCCGAAGTAAGCATAGaacgaaaaaaaattctagtatattttaaagaaaaacgagtagtagacggttcaattggtatcagagcaatgttcttgCAAAGGGTTGTGCTACCGCCAGTTCAGGATAGCTCAGTCGTCAAggctcaagtctgtaagtttaattgctttaaatgattttaatgataGTACCTGTATGTTTACATGGTTCATTTGTTTAAGTTAcatgtttaaatgttttttgaaattaaactatatttatgcttaaagttgctcGAAAAAGGatttttatgtgatgcatgattagaagcttagatttaaatgcatgttggttacgtttagaatttggaaaatgtTCAGATATAATACCTCCTAGACACGCACCTAATACTGATAGGCAAGCTAAGACTCATGAGGATCGTAGAGagaatgcacccccacctcctaatgggatgctgctactcgtgttCTAGAGGGCATAAGATGTTTCTTTGAGCAGCAGGCTCTGAGGCCACAACATGATGTATATGATCAGTTTTGGAGGCTCGGTCCAAAGGAGTTTTATAGCACCACTgacccatttgctgctgagggttggattAGATCTCTCGAGATGAACTTCCGTTTTCTAaatatgggagatgctgaccGAGTGAGGTGTGCTACTTATATGCTTCAAGATGATGCTT contains the following coding sequences:
- the LOC142505008 gene encoding uncharacterized protein LOC142505008 → MAEDGPITWQTFRREFLKQYYPTEFRLQKLSEFESFKQTSDITVIEYNSKLNDLGTYVPTIMADETLNMHRLQKGLNSRIQSVLVVFKPTNFADLMGAAMSAETDIKRREEEGKHKRPFPGQSFRRGQDFKRPNQTIGPSKGAFPTHYNKEIRPCPNYSMRHSGECYRNIGACFKCGKLGHWIADCPENKDKGIKPNAENHKPRENKPNARIFAITQEEANNANDVVAGTILINKMHAYVLFDCGATHSFVSKIFAKKQKLEGETLSEPLRVATPVSKTIETYKKKSSKLQTPNHKEIIYHGRSKEKKSLLSVSQTLKAMKSGEEI
- the LOC142505009 gene encoding uncharacterized protein LOC142505009: MFWDEIGENAITGSELVQITIEKVAIIREKLKAAQDRQKSWADLKRRPLEFEVEEKTYVKFSLMEGVVRFSKSGKLNPRYVGPFEILETIGTLAYRLALPPDMSRIHNVFHVSRLRRYIPESSHINEVAPLLLDGNLNEELKYEEVPIRIVDTK